The sequence ttagtttagctTAGTTTATTCAGACTAGATACAAAggcattaaaagatatttaaacTATATAATAAACTTATAAACGTAATTAGATGCTATGGATGAGTCGCTATGAAAAAAGGCCCCATTTACTTATCAACGGACTTCGATAGTGCTAAGTGTTGGTGATGAGTGAGCGACGAAATACGATTTTCCTACCTATGGCATTTCAAACCATCATCTATTGCAAAATAATGACATTCCCCATTAAAGATATTGTGGAGTGATATCTTTACACAGGGGTTAAAGGGCTGAGATCCGACGGTTTGAGCGGTCAAACAATTTTACATGCAGCAGTGGGTCTAGTATCGGATACATACCCGGCAGAGGTCCCCCCTATCCGAAACACGTCCTAAATTTTCCGAGTGTTTTGGAGactataacaacaataacaacgccACAACGCTAAACAACATCATTTGCTAGGTTACGAAAACATAtttctttaattgaaattttatttatattctaATAATAAATACACTTTCTTTGAAAAATTGTTAACAACAAATCATACAAAGGTGTCTTTTAAAGTGAACTAGTGATTTTACGATTGCGCATTTGTTGGAACCATTTTTCCAGCTGCTGGTCAGGTGTTTGTGGTACGGGTAAGTAATAATTTTTAGGTGGCTCACCTTCTTCCAGGCGCACGAAATAGTGACAATGCTTGTATTCAACTTTACCCTGACGTCCACGGGCGTGACGACGTATGCCACGAAAATAACGTCCTTTTCCGACATTCGATTCAGCTAAAAGATATAAAAACAAGTTACTGCTGCTGCTCTTCAAACTTTTAAAACTGTATTATTTACCAATCCATAAATTGCTTTTATATTCGACATTATGATTACGCACAGCCATTTCTTGGGCTTCCAATATCACTTCCTTCACGTGTGTGGCACCTTTTTTCAATACGAAACTTAATTGCTTTACTGCTTCATCAACCGTCATGCCACGTACAAATGACGCTATATACCACATTTTATCTGGACTATATTTTATGTTACAGCGCATATGGCAAACATACTAAGAGCATACACATATAGATCTTATTCAGTTTCCTATTTGAATGATGGCTCATCTAACAACTTACCCCCTTTCTGGGCTCCTCATCTGGCGCTTGTGGTGGATGTACTACTTTATTATATTGTAGCCACTTCTGCGGTCCATGATGTCCTTGATTCCATTTGGAGTTTAGTGCATCCGATGTGTGAAAGTTATTACAAGCGGGTGGCAGCAGCTTAGACGATGTACGCAACAAATTACGTGGGGCTATGCTGAGACGCGCAAATTGGAGTGTCAATGAGCTCATGTTTTCTGATGAagtaaaagtttttaagttaaaagtttaaaaaatatcaagTAAATATTACAACTTAACCACGCGAGTTCAATTTCCTAACAGCTGTCAAAATGAACAGCTGATGGGGCAGCAGTGCTAGTGCTGCAATTCGATGCTCTGATACAGGGTGAAGGCTTTCATTTATAAAGGCCAAAACAGAAGAGCGAAGTTTTACATTAGCGCCGCTAGCTTTGCtggtgatttttatactcagcgtgctttacacacagagtatattaaccttgattggataacggttggttgcacaggtataaaggaatcgagatagatatagacttccatatatcaaaatcatcattattgaaaaaaaatttgattgagccatgtccgtccgtctgttcgttaacacgatatcttgagtaaattttgaggtatcttgatgaaatttggtatgtaggttcctgggcactcatttcagatctctatttaaaaagaacgaaatcggactataaccatgcccactttttcgatatccaaaaattcgaaaaaccgaaaaagtgcgataattcattaccagagacgtataaagcgatgaaactcggtaggtgggttgaccttatgacgcagaatggaaaattagtaaaactttggacaattaaaagaaggtaatttaagagttttacaagc is a genomic window of Eurosta solidaginis isolate ZX-2024a chromosome 4, ASM4086904v1, whole genome shotgun sequence containing:
- the mRpL22 gene encoding large ribosomal subunit protein uL22m codes for the protein MSSLTLQFARLSIAPRNLLRTSSKLLPPACNNFHTSDALNSKWNQGHHGPQKWLQYNKVVHPPQAPDEEPRKGYVCHMRCNIKYSPDKMWYIASFVRGMTVDEAVKQLSFVLKKGATHVKEVILEAQEMAVRNHNVEYKSNLWIAESNVGKGRYFRGIRRHARGRQGKVEYKHCHYFVRLEEGEPPKNYYLPVPQTPDQQLEKWFQQMRNRKITSSL